A genomic region of Metopolophium dirhodum isolate CAU chromosome 1, ASM1992520v1, whole genome shotgun sequence contains the following coding sequences:
- the LOC132935194 gene encoding lipoma-preferred partner homolog, with amino-acid sequence MSKKPSSPLYANVSGVKYKSEELTTQNEPTYYNTVTNRMPQPSQGIYSNVNYRKKSNNIYSNIPETSKPTYKNTQYPLYDNLKPLGKNNIHSRPSPVSSSYSELQKADSYEDDAKDFDNSSSQESKIYESVYEPINAVYPPSELSSTYSMSCLSRSISTRGYETEVDSLTDLLVKAMSVNDGKKSLDSHASSLGWNCTECNKKVTEEGLGCRAMGNIYHIKCFTCNHCGDQLKGKPFYHIDNKPYCEKDYLDTLKKCSVCQIPILDRILRATGRSYHPQCFRCIVCSTLLNGIPFTIDAANQIYCIDDFHKKFAPKCSVCRFPIIPEVGQDETIRFVALDRSFHVQCYKCEDCDTLLGSEAEGRGCYPLDDHVLCKSCNAKRVQALTSTMITEL; translated from the exons ATGTCCAAAAAACCGTCAAGTCCATTATATGCCAATGTTTCTGGAGTAAAGTACAAGAGTGAAGAATTGACTACACAGAATGAACCCACTTACTACAATACAGTAACAAATAGAATGCCACAACCTTCCCAAGGCATTTATAGCAATGTGAACTACCGTAAGAAATCCAACAACATATATTCGAACATTCCCGAAACAAGCAAACCGACTTATAAAAATACTCAATATCCATTATATGACAATCTAAAACCATtag gtaaaaataacaTACACAGCCGTCCATCTCCAGTAAGTTCTAGTTACTCTGAACTTCAAAAGGCAGATAGTTACGAAGATGATGCAAAAGATTTTGATAATTCTTCTTCTCAG gaatctaaaatatatgaatCTGTCTATGAGCCTATTAATGCTGTCTATCCGCCTAGTGAGTTATCATCTACATATTCAATGAGCTGTCTTTCACGGTCCATTAGTACTCGTGGATATGAAACCGAAGTTGATTCTTTAACTGATCTCCTTGTAAAAGCAATGTCTGTCAATGATGGTAAAAAAAGTTTGGACAGTCATGCAAGCTCTTTAGgat gGAATTGTACTGAATGCAATAAAAAAGTAACGGAAGAAGGACTTGGGTGTAGAGCAATgggtaatatttatcatataaaatgttttacctgTAACCATTGTGGAGATCAATTGAAAGGAAAACCATTTTATCACATTGATAACAAACCATACTGCGAAAAGGATTATTTG GATAccctaaaaaaatgttcagtttgTCAAATACCAATTTTGGATAGAATCCTGAGAGCCACAGGACGCTCATATCATCCACAGTGTTTCAGATGTATTGTATGCTCTACATTATTGAATGGTATACCCTTCACCATCGATGCAGCCAatcaaatttattgtattgatgACTTTCACAA GAAATTTGCTCCAAAATGCAGTGTATGCAGATTTCCTATTATACCAGAGGTTGGTCAAGATGAAACAATAAGATTTGTTGCATTGGACCGAAGCTTTCATGTGCAATGTTACAAATGTGAa GATTGCGATACTTTATTAGGATCAGAAGCTGAAGGTAGAGGATGTTATCCATTAGATGACCATGTATTATGCAAAAGTTGTAATGCTAAAAGAGTTCAAGCTTTAACATCAACCATGATTACCGAGCTTTAA